Proteins encoded within one genomic window of Streptomyces sp. NBC_00523:
- a CDS encoding DUF1876 domain-containing protein, which yields MTRTAVGWHIELEFEEDTHRTRAAALVRLSDGQEVRAHGYASRHPSDAEQPRVGEEIAGARALNELAMKLLTKAHDEIDDAAGRSSYPLKPR from the coding sequence ATGACCCGGACCGCTGTCGGATGGCACATCGAGCTGGAATTCGAGGAGGACACCCACCGCACCCGCGCGGCCGCCCTGGTGCGGCTCTCCGACGGACAGGAGGTGCGCGCCCACGGCTACGCCAGCCGCCACCCCTCCGACGCCGAGCAGCCCCGGGTGGGGGAGGAGATCGCCGGAGCCCGCGCGCTCAACGAACTGGCGATGAAGCTCCTGACCAAGGCGCACGACGAGATAGACGACGCGGCAGGCCGCAGCTCGTACCCGCTGAAACCCCGCTGA